The Paenarthrobacter aurescens region GGACAACGCGCATACGCAGGGTATGTTCGTGGAAAGAGCGCTTGAAAACCAACAGTTTCTTCTTTTCGCCAATATCCCAGGTTGAAGGGTTGGTCATGGCGCATCCACCAGAGATGCGGAAGAAAGTCGGTTCATGAGATCAGCCTAACCATAATGGATATACTTCTGAGGTTATCGAAGGGGCTGAGGGGCAGCGATGAGTGAAGCACGTGTGGGGCTGGTCATTGAAGATGATCAGGATATCCGCGAATTGGTACGCGTAGTTCTATCCCAGGCGGGATTTGATGTTCATGTCGCGTCCACGGGATCCGCAGGTGTGACATCGGCCCGTGAGCTTAATCCGGACGTTATTACGTTGGATCTGGGTCTTCCGGACATTGATGGCTTTGAGGTAGCCCGCCAGATCCGGAAATCCTCGGATGCCTACATCATCATGTTGACTGCCCGCGCCGAAGAGCTGGATACCCTGATGGGTTTGGAAGCCGGCGGCGATGATTACCTCACCAAGCCGTTCCGTCCCCGGGAATTGCGTGCCCGTGTTGAGGCGATGATGCGTCGGCCGCGGGCGTCGTCGGAATCCAAGAGCGTTGCCGCCGAAGAGGTGGACCCGGAGGTGAGCCACAATGGGCTGGCCGTTTCTGCGGGGTCCCGCACCGCTGTGCTGAACGGCACCGAGCTCAAACTCACCCGGACCGAGTTTGACCTCCTGCTCGCCCTGTTGGAGACCGGACGGATTGTGCGGACCAAGGCTGACCTCGCGCGTCGCCTCCGCAATGAACCGTACGACGTCGGCAGTTACGTCAGCGACGCCGATGAGCGCGCCGTCGAGGTTCACATGGGGAATCTGCGCAAGAAGCTGGGCGACAGCATCCAAGCGCCGCGCTGGCTTGAGACCGTGCGCGGCGTGGGCTACCGGTTGGCGCCGGCAAACAACAACTGACCTACTGAACCGAGGTTTCCAGCTCCTGGATTGTGCCGGACATGAAATGGTCGATCTCTTGGACCTGCGCGGCCAGCTCGTGTAAATGGTCTCCGTTGGGCAGTAGCCGAATGCTGATCTCCAGCTCCGTTGCCAAGCGGTTCATGCACTTGGCGCCCACCATGTGGCTCGAGGTTTTCAGGCTCAGGACCGCGTCCATGGCGTCTTCGATGTCCAGCTTTTCCAGTGCACGGTGAAGCCTGTGCACCCGCCACGGCAGGAGCTCCACATAGTTTCGCACGAAGGTGGCGATGATCACGTGGTCGCCACCCAGTTCGGCTTGGAGTCCGGTGAGGACGGTGCGATCCACCAGGGCGTCGGTGCACTCGTCGTACTCAGACACCAGACTCCTCCCGCCTCCAAACAATAGATCCACGATTCAACAGTAGGACCCGTGGAAGTTCCGCAGCGCCAAATATTCAAAGATTGATCCAATCTTGAGCGGACTCAGAGGCACTCTTGATCTCAACCCCACAAAGTATTGAGAAGCAGATCTGGGCGGTTCCAGGCTGAACCAGGGAACGGGGAACAACATGGACAACGGTGCTCGCCCGTCACCGGGCCTCATGCTCCTCATTGTGGTCTGCATGACCGTCCTGCTGGGCATCGGCGGATCGGCTGCCTTCGCTCTGTGGCAGCAAAGCTCCCAGTCCACCGTTACGGATCGTTCGCTCAACTCCGCGCCAACAACCACTACCGCGCCGTAATCACGCTTCCAGGAAAGCCGTGAGCCGGTCCTCCAGCAGCGGGGTGTCTTTCAGCTGGCACTCCCACACAGTGAGCACCTGCCAACCTGCGGCCTGCAACTGTTCCCGCTGCAGCGCATCACGCTCGCGGGTTCGTGTTCGCTTGGCTTCCCAGAACTCCGCATTCGCCGCAGGGGCATGCTGGCCAACTTTGCAGTCATGGAAGTGCCAGAAACAACCATTGACGAAAATAACCTTCCGCCGGCCCGCGAACACCAGATCCGGCCGTCCCGGCAGCTTCGCGGCTCCGGACTGTCCGTGCAGCCGGTAGCGGTAGCCTTTGGCGTGCAGGAGACTGCGGACCAGTAGCTCAGGTTTGGTGTTCTTCCCGCGGATTTTTGACATATTGCGGCTGCGCTGCTCCCGCGTCAGTCGGTCCCGGCTCTCGCCCATACCTTCACCCTACCCAGGGAGTTTTTGTACAGATACCGCCCTTATGAGGCTGGTTTAGGGGCGGTATCTGTACAAAAACCCGTTAAGCCGTGGCGGGAACACTCCGCGGTCCATCCCAAGGGCGTGACCTGGACTTTCATGCGACGGCGGCACTGCGGGCAAAAGCGCGGCGGCTCCATCGCCAGCTGCTGTTGGCAGCGGTGGTGAGCGTCCGACGTCGGACCGTCACCACTTCCGGCACCGTCACCAAGGGCACTCCCGCCGCAGTGGCCGCAATACAGCTGCGGCGCCTCAGCGATCACAGCGACTTCTGGAATTCCTTGATGGGCATGTTCAGCTCCACCAGGAGGTTGAGGTCTGCGTTGGCCGGCCGGCCCAAGGTGGTGAGGTAGTTGCCAACAATGACGGCGTTGATGCCGCCAAGGAGTCCGTCGCGGGTGCCGAGATCGCCCAAGGTCAGTTCACGTCCGCCAGCGTAGCGGAGCACGGTGCGCGGCATCGCCAGCCGGAAGGCGGCGATGGCGCGGAGGGCGTCCTTGCCGTCCATGATGCCCTGATTTTCCAACGGCGTTCCGGGCCGGGGGTTGAGGAAGTTCAGCGGGACTTCGTGTGGTTCAAGCGCGGCGAGCTGGGCTGCGAGCTCGGCCCGTTGCGCCAGCGATTCGCCCATGCCGATCAGCGCACCGCAACACAATTCCATTCCGGCGGCTTTGACCATGGCACAGGTTTCCAGCCGTTCCTCGTAGCTGTGGGTGGTCACTACCTCGGGGAAGTAGCTGCGGGCTGTTTCCAGGTTGTGGTTGTAGCGGTGGACACCCCACCCGGCCAGTTGGTCCACTTGCCGTTGGGTGAGCATGCCCAGTGAGCAGGCAATATTGATGTCCACTTCCTCGTTGATGCGGTCAATGGCGAACTTGATCTGGTTCATGAGTTTGATGTCAGGGCCACGGACGGCGGCCACGATACAGAACTCCGTGGCACCGGTGGCCGCGGTTTCCTCGGCGGCTTTGACCAGCTCGGGGATGTCCAGCCACACGCCGCGAACGGGGGAGTCGAACAGGCCGGACTGGCTGCAGAAGTGGCAATCCTCCGGGCATCCGCCGGTTTTTATGGAGATGATGCCTTCCACTTCCACATCCTCACCGCAGTGCTTCAGGCGCACTTCATGGGCGAGTTGCAGGGCTGCGGGGATGGCGTCGTCCGGGAGCTCGAGGACCTCCTTCAGTTGCGCTTCGTTAAGGCCTTGGCCGCGTTCGAGCACCTGCTCTCTGGCGATGTTCAGGATGGCGTGGGGAGTTGTTTCCCCTGGTTTTTGGGCTGCTTGGACCGTCATGTCCTAGACGGTATCCGCGCAGGTGAAGCGCCATTTTGTGGGGTGCGTACAAACCGGGATGCCGGATTTTGGCTGTGGATGCGCGGGGCGGCTGATGCAGATGTTACAGCTGTGAAACATGGATGTGACTGAATTGACGCGCTGCGTGACTAGCGTCGGGGGCAAAGCACCCTCCCCGGACGAAAGCGAATCCCCGAATGAGTGACGAGAAGAGAAGTACAGCAACGCTGGAGCCGACGACGGCGCCAGGCGCCGGCGTCGTAAGCGCCACCACCAGCACCCCGCAGCAAGGCAACGCCGACGCGATGAGTGCTGCGAAGGAGAGCCTGGAGGATTACACGCTCCGGTTCGCCCCCCGCTCCTACCGCAAGTGGAGCGCCGGAGTAGTGGCCACCAGTGCTTTGGGCGGGATCGCCTACTTGGCCGACTTCTCGATCGGGGCCAACATTGGCATCGCCTACGGAACCGTGAATGCGATTTTCGGCATCATCGTTGCCGCAGTGATCATCTTCGCCACCGGCTTCCCCTTGGCGTATTACGCAGCTCGCTACAACATCGATTTGGACCTGATCACGCGTGGCTCGGGCTTTGGCTACTACGGCTCAGTGGTCACCAACATCATCTTCGCCACCTTCACGTTCATCTTTTTCGCCCTTGAGGGGTCCATCATGGCCCAAGGCCTGCAGTTGGGCCTGGGTATTCCGCAATGGATCGGCTATGCCGTGTCCACCATCATCATCATTCCGCTGGTGATTTACGGAATGAAGACGCTCGCTACTTTGCAGGTGTGGACCACACCCCTGTGGCTGCTGCTCATGGTGGTTCCGGTGGGTTACCTGCTCCTGTCCCACCCGGAGAGCATTGACGCCTTCTTCGCTTTCACCGGCGCGTCCGGCGAAGGCGGGCCAAACCTGGCCTCGGTGATGCTTGCCGCGGGTGTCTGCCTGTCCCTGATGGCGCAGATCGCCGAGCAAATCGACTACCTCCGCTTCATGCCGCCCAAGACCGCCGAGAACAAGGGTGCCTGGTGGCGCGCAGTGATCCTCGCCGGACCGGGCTGGGTCATCTTCGGGGCCATCAAGCAGATCATTGGTTTGTTCATCGCCATCTACCTCATCGCCAAGCTCGACCCCGCGGCGGCGGCTTCCGCGAATGAGCCTGTCCACCAGTTCCTTGGCGTCTACGAAGAAATGATGCCGGCCTGGCTCGCCATGACCCTGGCTGTGGTGCTGGTGGTTATTTCGCAGATCAAGATCAACGTCACCAACGCCTACTCCGGCTCTTTGGCCTGGACCAACTCCTTCACCCGCATCACCAAAACCTACCCGGGCCGCATGGTGTTCGTGGTGGTCAACCTGGTTATCGCGCTGGTTCTCATGGAGTCCAACATGTTCGAGTTCCTGAACACCATCCTGGGTTTCTACGCCAACTGCGCCATGGCCTGGGTTGTCACCGTGGCCTCGGACATCGCCATCAACAAGTACTTGCTGAAGATCTCGCCCAAGGTTCCGGAGTTCCGCCGCGGGATGCTCTACGCCGTGAACCCGGTGGGCTTCGTGTCCATGCTCGTCTCCGCGGGGGTCTCCATCGCGGTGTTCTTCGGCGCGTTCGGTGCAGCCGTCCAGCCGTTCTCACCCATCTTTGCCGTGGGCCTGGCCTTGGTCCTGCCGCCTGTGCTGGCGCTGGCCACCAAGGGCCGGTATTACCTGCGCCGCACCGATGACGGTATTGACCTGCCCATGTTCGACGCCGACGGCAACCCCAGCGACGCCAAGCTGCTCTGCCACGTCACGGGTATTGAGTTCGAGCGTCCGGACATGCTCCGCTCGGCCCAGGACGGGCCCGACGGCGAACCCCAGTACATCTCGTCCCTCGCCTTGTCCACGGATAAGTCGGGCGAGCTGGTGCTCCCGGCGCAAAAGTAGCCCAACACTTACCTGCTGGGGTTCACGCGAACGCCCCGGTTTCCTTTGGGGGGAACCGGGGCGTCGTGCTGTGTGTTTTTAGTTTTATGTTGCCGGGCCTACTTGTCGAAGGCGTCCTTGGCGGTGTCCTTGACGTTCTCGCCGGCCTGCTTGGTCTTGGCGGCTGCTTGGTCAGCTACGCCTTCGGCCTGCAGTTTCTCATTGTTCGTGGCGTCACCCAAGGCTTCCTTTGCCTTGCCGGTGACTTCCTGCGCCTTGTTGCTGATCTTGTCTCCGAGTCCCATGGGCCCTCCTGCGATGTAGTCCAACACTGACAATCGCTAGGCTAACGAGCAATTCTGGGTACTTCCTGAACGTGTCCCCATGAATGGTAAGCATGCTTAGACTTGTGGCATGGCTGAGGAAACCCGCAACGAAAACACGGAGCAAACCGACCTCGACGAGGACATTGCCATGGCACTGGTGAACCACGTTATTGACACCCCGGAGGACTCCGAGGGCGAAGCGGATCCGCGGACCAAGTACCCCTCGGAGGAGTTCGAGCCCCAATCCCAGGACTATCCCGGCTGGACCGAAGCCATGAACCCGCGGCCCGATCACGGCGAGCAAAGCTATGTGGGACACCACCGAATGATGGGCATGCGTGCCCTGATCACAGGCGGTGACAGCGGGATAGGCAGAGCAGTAGCCATTGCGTACGCCCGCGAAGGCGCAGATGTAGCCTTCACCTACCTGCCCGAAGAAGAGCAGGACGCCGAGCAAACAGTCCAGCTGATTGAAGACGCCGGGTGCAGGGCCTTGGCCTTGCCGGGGGACCTGCAGGATGAAGAGTTCTGCCAGGAAGTCATCGCCCAAACGGTTGCCGAGTTCGACGGCCTCAACGTGCTGGTCAACAACGCGGGCTTCCAGATGGCCACGGGCCAAGGCATCGAGGACCTCAGCAGTGAGCAATTCGACCGGACATTCAAAACCAATGTGTACGCACTCTTCTGGCTGACCAAGGCGGCGCTGCCACACCTGCAGCCCGGCGCCGCCATCATCAACACTTCATCCATCCAGGGCTACCACCCAAGTCCCTCGCTGATGGACTATGCAGCCACCAAGGCAGCGATCAACAGCATGACGTTCTCCTTGGCCGAGTCACTGGGTCCCCGTGGAATCAGGGTCAATGCAGTAGCGCCGGGTCCAGTGTGGACACCCCTGCAACCGCCCACGCAGCCTGCAGAAAAGATTCAGAAGTTCGGCCAGGATACCCCGCTTGGCAGGGCGGGGCAGCCAGCCGAACTCGCCGCCACCTACGTACTTCTGGCCACAGAGGAAGGCAGCTACATTTCAGGCTCCGTGATTGGCGTGACCGGCGGAAGGCATCTGGCCTAGTTCACTCAGCCGTGACCTGGTTCAGTCAGCCGTGATCCTGCACTCAGCCGTGATCAGGGTTTGAGCACCACCTTGATGCAGCCGTCCTGCTTTTTCTGGAATTTCTCGTAGAGCGCGGGTGCGTCCTCCAGCCCTCCCGTGTGGGTGACCAGATGCATGACTCCCAGCGGATCGGCGTCGTCCTCTACCAAGGGGAGCAGGTCCTCAGTCCAACTGCGCACATTGCACTGTCCCATGCGGAGCTGAATTTGCTTGTCGAACATGGTCATGAGCGGCATCGGATCGGCCTGGCCACCGTAAACGCCGCTCAGAGAGACAGTCCCTCCGCGGCGGACAAGGTCCACGGCGGTGTGAAGCGCAGCAAGCCTGTCAACGCTCATGGTCTCCATGGCTACCTGAGCAGGCTTGTCCGGGAGCAGGGAGACGGCCTTGTGGAGGAAGGAAGCAACCGGAGACCCGTGTGCCTCCATGCCAACGGCGTCCACCACGGAATCGGGGCCGCGGCCGAGAGTGTCCTCGCGAATCTGTGCGGCGACGGTTGAGCTGTAGTCCATGGTCTCTATGCCGTGAGCCTCCGCCATGGCGCGGCGTTCGGGTACGGGATCCACGCCAATCACCCGGAATGCCTTGTGGACGCCAATCCTTGCTGCGAATTGGCCAACGGGACCAAGTCCGAGCACGGCCAGTGTTCCACCCTGGGGCACATTGGCGTACTCCACTGCCTGCCATGCCGTGGGCAGGATGTCCGAGAGGAACAAATAGCGCTCGTCCGGGGCGTCCGAGTCGATTTTGACGGGACCGTAATCAGCGAACGGAACACGCAGATACTGTGCCTGCCCTCCCGGGACGGAGCCGTAAAGCTCGGAATAGCCAAAGAGGGCCGCTCCTGAGCCCTTTTCTGTTACCTGCGTGGTTTCGCACTGCGACTGAAGGCCCTGATTGCACATATAGCAATGGCCGCAGGAGATGTTGAACGGCACCACCACGCGGTCGCCCTTCTTGAGCCGGTGAACTCCGGAGCCCACTTCTTCCACGATTCCCATGGGCTCGTGGCCAATCACATCACCTTTATGCATGTAGGGGCCAAGCACCTCGTAAAGGTGGAGGTCCGAGCCGCAAATAGCTGTGGAGGTGATGCGGACAATCGCATCCGTCGGTTCCTGGATGGAGGGATCGGGGACGTCTTCGACGCTGACTGATCGCCGGCCTTGCCATGTCACTGCTTTCACGATTGGTACTCCCTGCGTTGCGGCTGGGTGGGTCCCTCGCTTCTGGAGACCTTTCCAGCGAAGCAGAGATGGCACGGACGCACAAGGCCGTTCAGCCTCGACACGTCCGTGGGGCGGGCCTACATTGAGCTATGAGTGAAGAACCGAATCACACTGAAGAGACGCCGTCCAAAGCTTCCGCGCCGGAGGTTCCTGCCGCCGTCGAGCATGACGACGGCGGTGCGGGCACGGGCGACTTCACCACCGAAGTGGACCCCACCTTTATCCCGGATGAAAGCGGGGAGACGCCGGACGGGAAACGGGCGAGGGAGCATCCCGAAGCCACGGGAAGCTGAAAGTAATAAGTATCCTGATTATTAGTGTTAAGATTATTCGAAGGAAGGTGGCCTCCGGGCCACCATCGTTTGGAAATATCCCAAGCAGGGTACATGCCTTATTACCCGAACACAGCGGGGCACCAGCGGCGCCCACACAAGCCGCTCACCAGGGAGGTAGCACACATGGATACAGGAACACTGGTACTGATCATCGTGCTGGCAGTGGTGGTCATCGCGGTCGTGATCGTGGCCGTTGTCATCGGGCGCCGCAAGAAGGCTGAAGTAAATCGCCACCGCGCAGAGGAACTGCGTGAGAAGGCGGCCGAAGAAGCCATCGGGGCACACCAGGCAAAAGCTGAGTCAGCGCAGGCCGAAGCCGCCGCGCTGCAAGCAGAAGTCGAAGCGAACCGGCTCCGCAGGGAAGCCGAACAGCACGCACACAAGGCCGGCGAGGCGCATGAGCGCGTGGAGGAACATCTGCGCCACGCGGACAAGCTGGATCCCAACGCCAACCCGGAGCGGACGCGGAACGCTGACCGGACGACGGATGCTGACCGGACGCCGGACGCGGGCCGGATGAGTGATGCCGATCGCGATCGGTCCAACCTGGCTGAGGGGGAGCGGCTCACGCGCGACCGGAGTGCACGTGACGGCTCAGTCCGTGATGGGTCCGGCCGTGACGGTGATAGGAACCTATAGTTTCAGCGGAGAAACGGAGGTAGGGAAGTGAGTATCGTGGTGAGGCGAACAGGTCAGGCGATGCGCTCCACGGGATCAAAGCCGAACCGGCATGCAGTGGATGTGGTTCTTGGGCACTTGGGCGAGATTGGCCCAGCCGTAGCAGCCCTCCGCCGGGAATCCTCAAGGCTTGCTGAATGGGGCGAAGAGTTGGCCCGCGTCAGGCTCAGGGGCGGCAGCGTGTTCGCCGCCGGCAGCGATGGATCATCCCACGAAGCGCAGAGGTTCACATCGGAACTGAACGCACATGACCCCGTGGATGGGTCCGGATTCAAAGCCATCTCCATCACCAAAGGCGCATCCGGAGCGGATGGCTCCACCGGAAGCATGGGGGCTCAAATATCCAACCAGGTTCGCCGGGGTGACATTGTGGTCCTGCTCGCGGCCAAGGGTATTACCGAGGAACTCCGTGACGCTGCTGCCGCCGCAAAGTCCAAAGGCGCGCGTGTTTGGGCGCTCACGGGCAAGGAATCCAAAGAGCTCGCCCAATCGGTCAACGAGGCCATCTGCATCGACACTGATCCTCCTCATGCTGAAGAGGCCCACCTTGTGGCCGTGTTGGCTCTCTGTGAGTGCTTCGAAGATGCCCTGAAGCACGTCCAGCCCGAGTAGCCGTCCACGCCGCCTGTTCAAGGGCGAAGTGGCGGAGCCCGCCGCGGAACTCCTGTGATGTCCGCCTCTTTCGGAATAGTTGCAGACGCCATGCAGTTGCCCATGGTGAACGTGATTCATTCTGAAAGGAACCGCGCATGCTGTTTTCCCCTCTGGCCCTCGGCGAGCTTGAACTGACCAACCGACTGGTGATGGCACCCTTGACGCGTCTTCGCGCAGGTCAGAACGGTGTGCCGGGCCCGCTGATTGCCGAGCATTACCGGCAAAGGTCCTCCCTTGGGCTGATTGTCAGCGAGGGAACGTACCCAACACCTGCAGGCAAGTCCTACCCCGGGCAGCCTGGGCTTGTCACCGAGGAGCAAATCGCGGGCTGGAAGCAGGTCACTGATGCTGTTCACGCTGAGGACGGCCGCATCTTCGCCCAGATCATGCACGGCGGCCGTGTCTCGCACGCGGACATCACCGGAGGGCACGAGATCGTGGGCCCCAGCGCAGTTGCGATCGAGGGCGAGGTTCGCACACCCAACGGCAAGCAGCCCTACCCGGTGCCGCGTGAACTCCGCACTGATGAACTTCCGGCAGTGATCCAGGAGATTGTTACCGCTTCC contains the following coding sequences:
- a CDS encoding SIS domain-containing protein translates to MSIVVRRTGQAMRSTGSKPNRHAVDVVLGHLGEIGPAVAALRRESSRLAEWGEELARVRLRGGSVFAAGSDGSSHEAQRFTSELNAHDPVDGSGFKAISITKGASGADGSTGSMGAQISNQVRRGDIVVLLAAKGITEELRDAAAAAKSKGARVWALTGKESKELAQSVNEAICIDTDPPHAEEAHLVAVLALCECFEDALKHVQPE
- a CDS encoding response regulator transcription factor — encoded protein: MSEARVGLVIEDDQDIRELVRVVLSQAGFDVHVASTGSAGVTSARELNPDVITLDLGLPDIDGFEVARQIRKSSDAYIIMLTARAEELDTLMGLEAGGDDYLTKPFRPRELRARVEAMMRRPRASSESKSVAAEEVDPEVSHNGLAVSAGSRTAVLNGTELKLTRTEFDLLLALLETGRIVRTKADLARRLRNEPYDVGSYVSDADERAVEVHMGNLRKKLGDSIQAPRWLETVRGVGYRLAPANNN
- a CDS encoding SDR family oxidoreductase; this encodes MAEETRNENTEQTDLDEDIAMALVNHVIDTPEDSEGEADPRTKYPSEEFEPQSQDYPGWTEAMNPRPDHGEQSYVGHHRMMGMRALITGGDSGIGRAVAIAYAREGADVAFTYLPEEEQDAEQTVQLIEDAGCRALALPGDLQDEEFCQEVIAQTVAEFDGLNVLVNNAGFQMATGQGIEDLSSEQFDRTFKTNVYALFWLTKAALPHLQPGAAIINTSSIQGYHPSPSLMDYAATKAAINSMTFSLAESLGPRGIRVNAVAPGPVWTPLQPPTQPAEKIQKFGQDTPLGRAGQPAELAATYVLLATEEGSYISGSVIGVTGGRHLA
- a CDS encoding CsbD family protein, whose product is MGLGDKISNKAQEVTGKAKEALGDATNNEKLQAEGVADQAAAKTKQAGENVKDTAKDAFDK
- a CDS encoding Hpt domain-containing protein encodes the protein MSEYDECTDALVDRTVLTGLQAELGGDHVIIATFVRNYVELLPWRVHRLHRALEKLDIEDAMDAVLSLKTSSHMVGAKCMNRLATELEISIRLLPNGDHLHELAAQVQEIDHFMSGTIQELETSVQ
- a CDS encoding cytosine permease, yielding MSDEKRSTATLEPTTAPGAGVVSATTSTPQQGNADAMSAAKESLEDYTLRFAPRSYRKWSAGVVATSALGGIAYLADFSIGANIGIAYGTVNAIFGIIVAAVIIFATGFPLAYYAARYNIDLDLITRGSGFGYYGSVVTNIIFATFTFIFFALEGSIMAQGLQLGLGIPQWIGYAVSTIIIIPLVIYGMKTLATLQVWTTPLWLLLMVVPVGYLLLSHPESIDAFFAFTGASGEGGPNLASVMLAAGVCLSLMAQIAEQIDYLRFMPPKTAENKGAWWRAVILAGPGWVIFGAIKQIIGLFIAIYLIAKLDPAAAASANEPVHQFLGVYEEMMPAWLAMTLAVVLVVISQIKINVTNAYSGSLAWTNSFTRITKTYPGRMVFVVVNLVIALVLMESNMFEFLNTILGFYANCAMAWVVTVASDIAINKYLLKISPKVPEFRRGMLYAVNPVGFVSMLVSAGVSIAVFFGAFGAAVQPFSPIFAVGLALVLPPVLALATKGRYYLRRTDDGIDLPMFDADGNPSDAKLLCHVTGIEFERPDMLRSAQDGPDGEPQYISSLALSTDKSGELVLPAQK
- a CDS encoding very short patch repair endonuclease, whose product is MGESRDRLTREQRSRNMSKIRGKNTKPELLVRSLLHAKGYRYRLHGQSGAAKLPGRPDLVFAGRRKVIFVNGCFWHFHDCKVGQHAPAANAEFWEAKRTRTRERDALQREQLQAAGWQVLTVWECQLKDTPLLEDRLTAFLEA
- a CDS encoding zinc-dependent alcohol dehydrogenase, translating into MKAVTWQGRRSVSVEDVPDPSIQEPTDAIVRITSTAICGSDLHLYEVLGPYMHKGDVIGHEPMGIVEEVGSGVHRLKKGDRVVVPFNISCGHCYMCNQGLQSQCETTQVTEKGSGAALFGYSELYGSVPGGQAQYLRVPFADYGPVKIDSDAPDERYLFLSDILPTAWQAVEYANVPQGGTLAVLGLGPVGQFAARIGVHKAFRVIGVDPVPERRAMAEAHGIETMDYSSTVAAQIREDTLGRGPDSVVDAVGMEAHGSPVASFLHKAVSLLPDKPAQVAMETMSVDRLAALHTAVDLVRRGGTVSLSGVYGGQADPMPLMTMFDKQIQLRMGQCNVRSWTEDLLPLVEDDADPLGVMHLVTHTGGLEDAPALYEKFQKKQDGCIKVVLKP
- the bioB gene encoding biotin synthase BioB: MTVQAAQKPGETTPHAILNIAREQVLERGQGLNEAQLKEVLELPDDAIPAALQLAHEVRLKHCGEDVEVEGIISIKTGGCPEDCHFCSQSGLFDSPVRGVWLDIPELVKAAEETAATGATEFCIVAAVRGPDIKLMNQIKFAIDRINEEVDINIACSLGMLTQRQVDQLAGWGVHRYNHNLETARSYFPEVVTTHSYEERLETCAMVKAAGMELCCGALIGMGESLAQRAELAAQLAALEPHEVPLNFLNPRPGTPLENQGIMDGKDALRAIAAFRLAMPRTVLRYAGGRELTLGDLGTRDGLLGGINAVIVGNYLTTLGRPANADLNLLVELNMPIKEFQKSL